Part of the Candidozyma auris chromosome 4, complete sequence genome, AGTTCTTGTGGTTATAGGCTTTCGACGACTTGAGGACTAGATAGTTCAAGTGGTGCAAGTTGGGAAGAAAAGTAGTGGtaaggaaaaagaagatacTTGGGAAATACAGCGAAGTGGGTATCAGAAGGACCCTGGCGTACAAATGGGAAGTCTTTGCACTTTCCCCAAATGAAGCGATCAATATTATTCGAGCTTCACGACAGGCTGCACCACATAATTGACCAAAACGAAAACTCCAAGGTTTCAGGTTTGTCATATTAATAATTTCACACGAAGCTTGACCGAAGGAAAAAAGAGTAGGATTTGTCATGTTGATGTTCCCTAGCTGAATTGTTTTCCAGGCCAATTGGGATATCAACAATGGCATCTTGCAGTTACTCTACAGATCACTCtagttgaaggaaaaattACTTAGATGCCCTATGTAATAATGAAAGAGGCGAATCCCTATGTAGTAATGGAAGAGGCGAAGCCGTTAGGAAGCATAGTTACGAAGTCGCTTTTCGTTTACTATCTAGCATGCGACTGAATAGGTCAATagagatcaacaaaaaggGCCACGAGAtaagctttctttttatgGTTGGAAGTCTTTATTGAATTGTTTCACATTCTTACTGTCAAATTACAACGCTGTATCGATAGAACTTTGGAATTGATTATCGAACTGAATAGTGGTCCCAAACAACATATATGTGATGATCAGTTTCGAATGATTGATGATAACACTTAGCTTAGCCTAAGCTTAGATCCTACAAAAACTTGGTAATGATATTGAAGATAATCTCAATTAGTTTGCAATATGTCTCGTCGTTACACAACTTCCATTAGAAGGGCCTTTCAgaactttttgaaggacaCTCATGATCTCAAAAAAAGCATTTCTCCAAGACTTTATCGGATATATAGGTAAATATTCGTTGGACGAGCACTTTGGTGTTTAATATGGCGTTTGTCAAACCACAAtggtattttgcagccaatgccTTAAGGAATACAGGCAGAGCTCAGTTTGATCCAAAGCTCAGTAAGCGTTGAATGGAGAGtcggaaaaaaaaagaaaaatcatGAAACATCCAAAATAATTCTACATCGTCTGTGTGAAATAAAAAGTACTCGCTTCAAGCTCACGTTCAACACTATAAGAGCAAGAACCTAGACTCAAGGTGAGTCAATATTCTCACCCAGCCAGAGTCTTTCATGTGATTGCAGAGTCCAGCGATATGCCTCGAAAACTATAAAACCCAAAATTCCTTCAAATGCTTACTAATTGAGAACTGCGAGGCCTCTTCAATATTgtccaaaaaaaaaaaaaaaaaattgcacTATTCTATCCCTGGTCCATCACCCCTCAGCTTCTATTTCTCCTTGCTCTGGGTAAAGCCGACTTCGGCCCGCGCccattggctgcgaaaaagtgGGCAGCATACTGATGGTCTTTTCTTGACCGCTGGATGATCGAGCcgggagaagaagaagcggTTTGCTGCTCTCTGCGATCTGACTGAAAATAGTAACAACTGGATTTCTTTTCTGATCTTATATTGGATTACTCTGTTGGGTCCAGCATTCTCGTTTGGCGGGAAGGGCCTCGCTCTTTCGTCCTCCTTTATCTAAACCATCAGTGCCAATCACCTCCCGCGGCTGAATTTCatcctccaccaactacaccctttttcttcgtcgttTAACCACAGACCCTACAAACAGAGCCCGAGTTTTGGTTTCACCGTCCAACTAATAGATTCCCTGGAAACCACCTGGAAACCCGTACACCAAAGCTATAACACTTATTCACATCCGCCTTCCAGTAACTCCCCATCACCTCCCATCACACTTTTCACAAAACATGTCCACACGAGGCCCCACGATCGCTCCTCGTACGACGTTGGCGCCTTCCCCGCTGAATCTGGCGCTCAACGCGTCTTCTCCTGAGTCAGCGTCTCCAGGAGCGTCAAATCAGTCAGTTCCCTCTATCGTCACCTCCAGGGAATGGGTGCTCCCTCCAAGGCCCAAGCCGGGCAGAAAGCCTAGCGTGGATACGCCGGCGCTGAAGCGGAAAGCTCAGAACAGAGCTGCCCAAAGAGCGTTCAGAGAGAGGAGAGCAACCAGAGTCCAGGAGCTAGAGCAGAAATTGCTTgaggttgaaaaagagaaggaggtCAAGGAGATGGGGCTTGTCAACAcaatcaacaagctcaagttcGAGAACCAGTTTCTCATCAAGAGTATAGAGCAGCTCAAGCACGAGTTTGCCTCGTTCAGGTCGTCGTACGGCTCCCCTGCATCTCCCCACAACAACCATCACCACCCTCAGAGTGCTGGGCCCTCTCCCAGGCCATATCATAGTCAGGCTCAGTCTCAGGCTCAGGCTCAGGCTCATGCAAGCGGGCAGCAGTCCCAGCTGTACACTACCACAGGCACATCCTCGGCTCCTAGGAGCCAACCCCCTTTCCACCGTGGCTCTCAGAGCTCCCAGAGCTCCCAGGGTTCTCTGGCCATGCTCAATGCCAATCCGCAGGCCAGAGCGTCTGAATACAACCTTGACGTGAACCAGAGCGCCCAGCACCTTCTTAATTTTGCAAAGTCGCTGCCTGCCAACCACTCCACAGGCTCTCCTGCCTCTCTGCTGTATTCAGTACAACAGATTCTGCCCGCTCCCAGCGCCGACTCTCCTCCAACGGCTCTGTTATTCCGCCACGTGCCTCCCAGCAAATCTACACTCATTAGCCCTACGTCTCAGGATGCTACTCCCAATAATAAAACAGCACAGAATAAGAACCAGAACAGTAACGATGACTTTGACTGCGGCGTGTGCTTGAAAGAGCAGTGTCTCTGTGAGGATATTGGTCTCAAGTCGAAGCCTGCTGCTATTGAAGATCAATTCAACTCTTTTACTCCTATGGCTGCTGTTCTGCTTAAGAGTAAGAAGAGATCTCACCCCAACGAGAACGGAAGCCAGGAAATTGATTTTACTTCTGAATATGCGGTCAAGAAGATGCCAGACTTAAAGAAGCTAAAGAAATCGCCTCCAGCGTCGGgcaagaaggtggtggtgaagaaagagcagGACACTCTCCTCCCCATTAACACATCCACGTTTAACGAGGACTCGCCGGTTGAAAATTGTGGATTTTGTTCCGATGACACTCCTTGTGTGTGCAGAGAGgctgccaaagaagcagctAGAATCAACGAGTCCTTGGCGAAGAAGCCTGAGGAACCTGAGCAATCGGAAGAATCCACAACGTCCCTTCCACCTCTCCTTAATTCATCGGCAATGCGCAAGGCTTCTTTGCCAGTGATGCATCCTGGCCCAACTCTAGAGATCCGTGAGTTTACCAACCTCACCCCAGGATCCGTTCCTACAGTTGTGACTAAAGACGAAAAGCTGGAAAAGCTGGAACAAGATGATTCCGAGTCCAAGTCTGGGTGCACGGGCAATCCAGGCACTTGTGCTCAATGTCAAACTGACCCCATGTCTACACTTTTTTGTACTACTGTTGCAAGTCGAGCTGCAACAACTACCAGAGAGCCCAGTGAAGCTCCTGAACCAACGCGACCAGTTCTCACGAGACTGAGTGCTGACTCGAGAATGCCTGCTAGTGCAAGTCCTCAGGAAAACTCGGACAGCGCCAAAGGAGCCGAGTCTCAGGGCAGCACCGGCAGCTCGCGTCCCAACAGCTTTGCCCCACAAACAACGCCGTCGACGCCGCTTCCGACCACCCCAGGTGGCTCTACAGCAGGCATTTTCATTCCCTGCGCTGACGCTTACAAAACGCTTTCCAGGCATAAGCGATTTAATAGTGTGGACTTCTCGTCGCTTGTGGGCAAGCTCACCACGCGAGGCATGCAAGTGGAAGTCCAGTCGGTAGCCAATGTGCTCCGAGAACTCGACAGGAAGGTTTACGATTAGGCTAGATACAGACATTGATATAATAGATGAGATCACGACGATCGCTGGTGTGTGCGCTATAGTAGACACAGTAAATCAGGTGAAATAATCTTGCACTCACCATTAAATTCTAGATGAGGGATGCATTCTGGCGCTTTGTGATCAAATAACGCCCAATTATTAATTTCTTTAATTTGATCTCCCCTTTGTCAACTATTTAATTCAAATCCTACGTAACAGCCTGGACGTCCTAAGTAAAAGTGTGGGGTGCGAAAAAGCTAGtaaaagagaagagcatCGAGTAAGTACAGCATCACTTAAAGCAGCAACAAAGCATCCCTCAGAACATACAAATCCGggcttttttcatttttccCTCTGATGCTTCGAAGATACCCGATCACCTACCATGGAAATCAATTTTCCCGAACATTCTTTGTACATTCAGCgcttctcaaaagagctcCTTCTACTACGAAGATCTCCAAGATCCTTCGAGGCAACCGAAACTTGAAGGTAAGAAAGCATGAGCTCAAGAATTATGACGAAGAATCTGCGTCGCCGAAAAAGGTGGACACGAGCTACCACAGCCAGCTCCACGAGAAGGTTCTCCCAAGAGATGTTCAGGAACctaagaagaagcagaattCAAAGCTAGACGATTGGCTTGCACGAGTGAGTCACGGCAGCAGCAGTCCGGCCAAACAGAAACTAGAGGCAGCGATCCCACTAGATCCACGGAAAGTTCCTCATTTGGCCCATGCGCTTGAAAGAGTACTTTTTTCACCGGGAGTgcatttcttcaaggacCCGAGAACACAGCACTACAATTTCACGCCGTACTTGGAGAATATCGTGAAGTACGAGGATTTCGATTTCAACCGGATTCTGTCGTTCGTCACGGTCTCCAAAGACCAGGCGCTATTGGAGCAATCGATTAAGAGCAACAAGAAATATTACTCTTCTACATCATCCATGACCCTGGCACTCACACAGTTTTAtttgtttttgaacaaTTACGGCTCGGAAGTCGGGGCCAGAAGCACCCGGTTTGAGTTTCCCCGTTTCACCAGAACCGTGCTTGATCTCCCGGCGTCGGTGATTGTGCTGCCCAAGGGAGAGAACCCAGCTACCAAAGAAACCATTTATGCTGTTTCGTCTGACAAGTCTGCCGATACAGAGATTTTGCTCAGCGCCATGGGCCACTGCCTCGAGGCTTTTTTGACCACCAGCGAGGAGGATTTTAAGCAGTACCTTGTGGATAGTCCTGTTtcagaaaagaagagccagcAGGACCAAAATGTATATAATTACCTGGCGTACGGAAAGTTCTTAATGCGCTCGCAGCTCGATTGCTACGACCCTCGGCTTCCGGGAAACGGAACATTTGACCTCAAGACAAGAGCCGTGTGTGCTGTTCGCCAGGATAGAGCCTCGGATGCTTCCAAGAACACTTACCAGATCTGGCGGCAGGTGGGAGATTTTGAGTCGTTTTCAAGGGAATACAGAGACCTAATTAGGAGCGGCGCCCTTCTAAAGTACGGTTTCCAAGCAAGAATTGGCCAGATGGACGGCATTTTTGTGGCCTACCACAACGtcaacaccttctttgggTTTCAGTACTTGCCCTTGGAGGACATTGACCGGGTTTTTTACAACGACCTGGCAGTGATGAGGAGcattgttgaaaaaaaagtcaagCAGAACAAAGTGACTCTCCCTGAAGACAGGCTCCCGTCGCAGTTGGCTGAGCTCCAGTTCAAGGCTTCGCTAGACATTTGGCTGGACTTGATGGACAGAGTGGTGAAggacttgaacaagttggGATACAAGAATAGCACCTTCAGGCTCATCCTCAAAAGAGTCCAGCACCCGTTGTCCACGAGAAAAAAGGTTCACCGtgaaaaagagctctcCGAGCTCCGTGTGTATGTGGTGCCATTGACCTCGGCCCAGGAACAAGAATTACAGAGCTTTTCAACCAACTTCAAGACATCTTTCAGGGAGAAGATCACAGAGGATCAAAGAAGACGAAACCTACAAGAATTTCAGCGCCAATTGCACAAGCTCAACATGTCTCTCATCGAAAAAGCACCTCTTCTCGGCTACAGGGTCACTGCCGACCACTACTTGGGAGGCAGGCTtgtgaagcagcagcacgTATATCCAAGTCACGAGAAAGACGAATGGCAGGTGAAATACCGTATCCACGGCGCCCTCAGCAACAAGACAGGAGTCACTGAGAACGCTGTTGTTAAACAAGGGTATGAAGAAGTGCTAAAGAAGGTTAGCAGCATGCTTACGTCGTCCATGCAGCCTGCAGGACGCCCGGATAAACTGGCGCCCAACAAACCGCTGTTGATAGACGAGCTTCGGTATTTTACTCGGGTGGGGAAGCTTCGTCAGGAGAACtggaagagcttgaagaagaacgtGATCCACCCAAAAAAAGTCGGCCGCAAAGTGCAACCTAAATCGCCCTCGAGTGACAAGGTTGTCTCAGCGTGAGTGGGGAGATGATCCGTGAAAAAAATCTAGGAGGGCctcagaaaaaaaaaaaggttcTGTCACCTGAGCACACTGAAGGAGGCAGAAGCAAGATGACATATTCAGAGAAGGATATTTTCATGATTTCACAATGTTGTCATTTCATTTGCCCCCTATCGAACATCCACTGCTCCGTGGATGCTGTCcgtttcttttctccaCTCTGTGTTCTCCTCCCTGACTCACTCCCGGTGACCCGAAACGAAGAACCCACTATCTCGCGTCCTGCATACGTTACGTCATCTCGTGGCCACGCTATGTTTTTACCTCAGATTGGGAATCGTCACCAGGTCCGTCCTGC contains:
- the HAP43 gene encoding Hap43p, giving the protein MSTRGPTIAPRTTLAPSPSNSALNASSPESASPGASNQSVPSIVTSREWVLPPRPKPGRKPSVDTPASKRKAQNRAAQRAFRERRATRVQELEQKLLEVEKEKEVKEMGLVNTINKLKFENQFLIKSIEQLKHEFASFRSSYGSPASPHNNHHHPQSAGPSPRPYHSQAQSQAQAQAHASGQQSQSYTTTGTSSAPRSQPPFHRGSQSSQSSQGSSAMLNANPQARASEYNLDVNQSAQHLLNFAKSSPANHSTGSPASSSYSVQQISPAPSADSPPTASLFRHVPPSKSTLISPTSQDATPNNKTAQNKNQNSNDDFDCGVCLKEQCLCEDIGLKSKPAAIEDQFNSFTPMAAVSLKSKKRSHPNENGSQEIDFTSEYAVKKMPDLKKLKKSPPASGKKVVVKKEQDTLLPINTSTFNEDSPVENCGFCSDDTPCVCREAAKEAARINESLAKKPEEPEQSEESTTSLPPLLNSSAMRKASLPVMHPGPTLEIREFTNLTPGSVPTVVTKDEKSEKSEQDDSESKSGCTGNPGTCAQCQTDPMSTLFCTTVASRAATTTREPSEAPEPTRPVLTRSSADSRMPASASPQENSDSAKGAESQGSTGSSRPNSFAPQTTPSTPLPTTPGGSTAGIFIPCADAYKTLSRHKRFNSVDFSSLVGKLTTRGMQVEVQSVANVLRELDRKVYD
- the PET127 gene encoding Pet127p, producing the protein MLRRYPITYHGNQFSRTFFVHSALLKRAPSTTKISKILRGNRNLKVRKHELKNYDEESASPKKVDTSYHSQLHEKVLPRDVQEPKKKQNSKLDDWLARVSHGSSSPAKQKLEAAIPLDPRKVPHLAHALERVLFSPGVHFFKDPRTQHYNFTPYLENIVKYEDFDFNRISSFVTVSKDQALLEQSIKSNKKYYSSTSSMTSALTQFYLFLNNYGSEVGARSTRFEFPRFTRTVLDLPASVIVSPKGENPATKETIYAVSSDKSADTEILLSAMGHCLEAFLTTSEEDFKQYLVDSPVSEKKSQQDQNVYNYSAYGKFLMRSQLDCYDPRLPGNGTFDLKTRAVCAVRQDRASDASKNTYQIWRQVGDFESFSREYRDLIRSGALLKYGFQARIGQMDGIFVAYHNVNTFFGFQYLPLEDIDRVFYNDSAVMRSIVEKKVKQNKVTLPEDRLPSQLAELQFKASLDIWSDLMDRVVKDLNKLGYKNSTFRLILKRVQHPLSTRKKVHREKELSELRVYVVPLTSAQEQELQSFSTNFKTSFREKITEDQRRRNLQEFQRQLHKLNMSLIEKAPLLGYRVTADHYLGGRLVKQQHVYPSHEKDEWQVKYRIHGALSNKTGVTENAVVKQGYEEVLKKVSSMLTSSMQPAGRPDKSAPNKPSLIDELRYFTRVGKLRQENWKSLKKNVIHPKKVGRKVQPKSPSSDKVVSA